In Cyanobacterium stanieri LEGE 03274, one DNA window encodes the following:
- the tsf gene encoding translation elongation factor Ts → MAEISAKQVKELRDKTNAGMMDCKKALKESDGDMAKAMEWLRQKGITSAEKKAGRVAAEGIVESYIHTGGRIGVIVEVNCETDFVARREDFQTLAKNIAMQIAACPNVEYIKVADIPQEIVDEEKAIEMGRDDLGNKPDNIKEKIVEGRIQKRLGEMCLLSQPYVRDQSITVEELITQQVATIGENIQVRRFARFILGEGIEKEETNFAEEVAAQTGGAI, encoded by the coding sequence ATGGCAGAAATATCAGCAAAGCAAGTAAAAGAGCTTAGAGATAAAACCAATGCAGGGATGATGGACTGCAAAAAAGCCTTAAAAGAAAGTGATGGCGACATGGCAAAGGCCATGGAGTGGTTACGTCAAAAGGGTATTACCTCCGCTGAGAAAAAAGCTGGTAGAGTTGCCGCCGAAGGTATTGTAGAAAGCTATATCCACACTGGTGGACGTATTGGCGTAATTGTGGAAGTTAACTGCGAAACTGATTTCGTAGCTAGAAGGGAAGATTTCCAAACCCTTGCTAAAAATATTGCGATGCAAATTGCAGCTTGTCCTAACGTGGAATATATTAAGGTTGCTGATATTCCTCAAGAAATTGTGGATGAGGAAAAAGCCATCGAAATGGGCCGTGATGATTTAGGTAATAAGCCCGATAACATTAAGGAAAAAATTGTAGAAGGTAGAATCCAAAAACGTTTGGGCGAAATGTGTTTACTTTCTCAGCCTTATGTAAGGGATCAAAGTATTACCGTTGAGGAGTTAATTACTCAGCAAGTAGCGACTATTGGGGAAAATATTCAAGTCCGTCGTTTTGCTCGTTTTATTTTAGGTGAAGGTATCGAGAAGGAAGAAACTAATTTCGCTGAAGAAGTTGCCGCTCAAACAGGTGGCGCTATCTAG
- the rpsB gene encoding 30S ribosomal protein S2, translated as MPVVSLKELLDSGVHFGHQTRRWNPKMSQYIYTARNGVHIIDLVQTAQLMDEAYNYVKKAAESGKKVLFVGTKRQAAGIIAQEASRCGAFYINQRWLGGMLTNWETIKARVAHLKDLEALEESGALDRRPKKEASVLRRELTKLRKYLGGIKDMNRIPDLVIIVDIRREHNAIKECQKLNLPVVSMLDTNCNPELVDLPIPANDDAIRSIKLIVGKLADAIYEGRYGKAVADGTVDEFLESVETVEDQDYDDDDYSDTEDGGEEE; from the coding sequence ATGCCAGTAGTTAGCTTAAAAGAGCTATTAGACTCTGGTGTTCACTTTGGACACCAAACCCGCCGTTGGAATCCCAAGATGTCTCAGTACATCTACACCGCCAGAAATGGGGTTCATATCATTGACCTAGTACAAACCGCCCAATTAATGGACGAGGCTTATAACTACGTCAAAAAAGCCGCTGAAAGTGGTAAAAAAGTATTATTTGTTGGTACTAAGCGTCAAGCCGCCGGTATCATCGCCCAAGAAGCCTCCCGTTGTGGTGCATTCTACATTAACCAACGTTGGTTAGGGGGAATGCTAACTAACTGGGAAACCATTAAAGCCCGTGTTGCTCACCTCAAAGACTTAGAAGCCCTCGAAGAAAGTGGAGCTTTAGACAGAAGACCTAAAAAAGAAGCCTCTGTGTTACGTCGTGAGTTAACCAAACTCAGAAAATACCTCGGTGGTATCAAAGACATGAACAGAATTCCTGATCTTGTTATCATCGTTGATATTCGTCGTGAGCATAATGCCATTAAGGAATGTCAAAAACTTAATCTTCCCGTGGTATCTATGTTAGACACTAACTGTAACCCTGAGTTAGTTGATTTACCTATCCCCGCCAATGATGATGCTATTCGCTCGATCAAATTAATTGTCGGTAAATTAGCTGACGCTATTTATGAAGGACGTTACGGTAAAGCCGTGGCCGATGGCACTGTAGATGAGTTTCTTGAGTCTGTAGAAACCGTTGAAGATCAAGATTATGATGATGACGATTACTCTGACACCGAAGATGGTGGCGAAGAGGAGTAA
- the pth gene encoding aminoacyl-tRNA hydrolase, with translation MKEEKQKKIVIPNLIVGLGNPEPKYDKTRHNIGFEIVDYLADKWGFSWQKNNKFNGFFCEGIAPHRQKVRLLKPLTYMNRSGQSVRAVIDWYKLNLDDLLIVYDDMDIPLGKIRLRLSGSAGGHNGMKSIISHVGGQKFPRCRIGIGKSEGKKETIGHVLGKFSSAETPIIEDLMGVTQGAIELSLKDGVEKAMSLYN, from the coding sequence ATGAAAGAAGAAAAACAGAAAAAAATAGTTATTCCTAATTTGATTGTGGGCTTAGGAAACCCTGAGCCTAAATATGACAAAACTAGACATAATATTGGTTTTGAAATAGTTGATTATTTAGCCGATAAATGGGGTTTTAGTTGGCAAAAAAACAACAAGTTTAATGGTTTTTTTTGTGAAGGAATTGCCCCCCATCGTCAAAAGGTAAGACTGCTAAAACCTTTAACTTATATGAATCGCTCAGGGCAGTCAGTAAGAGCGGTAATTGATTGGTATAAGTTGAATCTGGATGATCTTTTAATTGTTTATGATGATATGGATATTCCCCTGGGTAAAATTCGACTAAGGCTCTCTGGCTCAGCAGGGGGTCATAATGGAATGAAATCGATTATCAGTCATGTAGGAGGTCAAAAATTTCCCCGTTGTCGCATTGGCATTGGTAAATCTGAGGGAAAAAAAGAAACCATTGGTCATGTTTTAGGTAAATTTTCTTCCGCTGAAACGCCCATTATAGAAGATTTGATGGGAGTGACTCAAGGGGCGATCGAACTTAGTTTAAAGGATGGCGTAGAAAAGGCGATGAGTCTTTATAATTAA